The proteins below come from a single Scatophagus argus isolate fScaArg1 chromosome 15, fScaArg1.pri, whole genome shotgun sequence genomic window:
- the cfd gene encoding complement factor D: MVSEKDVLVAAAVFVVALISHSEGIIGGREATPHSRPYMASIQVPAGEDLKHECGGFVIANQWVMTAVHCLPTGPNGRKVVLGVHSLSEPEETKQTFDILELYNHPNFSMSNYDNDIALIKLSLPFNTSGAVGTVEYLRAGGTNPGTDEEVETAGWGSTDNLGSRPDKLKEVVMEVVSSTRCRRSDYFGRKFTDNMICAHKICPDPCDKPHKKEDSCDGDSGGPLLYNGVAVGITSNGGKKCGQLKKPGIYTIISHYTAWIDSIMASSS, translated from the exons ATGGTGTCAGAGAAAGACGTTctggtggctgctgctgtttttgttgttgcccTCATTTCACACA GTGAGGGTATAATTGGTGGCAGAGAGGCGACGCCACACTCTCGGCCCTACATGGCCTCCATCCAGGTGCCGGCAGGAGAGGATTTGAAACATGAGTGTGGGGGGTTTGTGATCGCAAATCAGTGGGTGATGACTGCAGTACACTGTTTGCCGACAGG GCCAAATGGAAGGAAAGTAGTGCTGGGCGTCCATTCTCTGAGTGAACCTGAAGAGACAAAGCAGACCTTTGATATTTTGGAACTTTACAACCACCCAAACTTCAGCATGTCGAATTACGATAATGACATCGCTTTAATTAAG CTGAGCCTTCCATTCAACACCTCTGGAGCTGTTGGAACTGTGGAATACCTGCGAGCAGGTGGCACAAACCCTGGCACAGACGAGGAAGTCGAAACAGCCGGCTGGGGGTCCACCGATAACCTGGGGTCCAGACCAGACAAGCTAAAAGAGGTGGTCATGGAGGTGGTCAGCTCGACTCGGTGCAGACGCAGCGACTATTTTGGCAGAAAGTTCACCGACAACATGATATGTGCACATAAAATTTGCCCAGATCCTTGTGATAAACCACATAAGAAGGAAGACAGTTGTGAT GGCgactctggaggtcctctgcTCTACAATGGCGTCGCAGTGGGCATCACCTCCAATGGAGGAAAGAAGTGTGGCCAACTGAAAAAGCCTGGCATTTACACCATCATCTCCCACTACACTGCCTGGATTGACAGCATCATGGCCTCGAGCAGCTAA
- the LOC124071542 gene encoding GTPase IMAP family member 8-like, whose translation MSHNGITNMRPMMVVISTVEQWLSLKSLLKDNSVDKSLKVTFSSLGSNQVCDLTVDGRSISLHYADVKEDVTEEAITQAIDDSFKSCTKGICTFLLLIQGGHYTKSERRMIEILQAHFGAEALNYMAVLSLEDGNVADTLEDALMELINTCDGRYCRVTSAAARDKLCALLEMVGYMLSENGVTGYTEAMLTDAKKRSTEDSAMKMLKQKVQEAEEKEQAYRQLIKQQEDRRAKEMVALREKHAEERRKEAGEIKEFEAKREGLEEAVISHRAMLQVQMSAADADDTKKISLILLGLSGSGKSSALNLILDRAGNQYSADGSGNQPPQSTVSCERKEAFAAGRQLVLVDTPELWDEDGVENPELVKDCLALSLPGPHIFLLVLQVGRFTQGECDMFGHLQKIFGRDFAEHAIILFVRLDGNQHRPQKINDYVAGGHATLQGLVQKCGSRYYELNVSKSQNALSYPQVKDLLSGINKLVASYGGRPHSVKRFSMQELQERKRVIEERKEGALEENYLLRESQ comes from the exons ATGTCACACA ACGGCATAACCAACATGAGGCCCATGATGGTGGTCATATCCACAGTGGAACAGTGGTTATCTCTGAAGTCTCTGCTGAAGGATAACTCTGTGGACAAAAGTCTCAAGGTAACCTTTAGTTCTCTGGGATCAAATCAGGTGTGCGACTTGACGGTGGATGGTCGCTCGATCAGTTTGCACTATGCAGACGTAAAAGAAGACGTGACAGAAGAGGCCATAACCCAGGCAATAGATGACTCCTTTAAATCCTGCACAAAGGGAATCTGTACATTTCTGTTGCTGATCCAAGGTGGACATTACACAAAGAGCGAAAGAAGAATGATAGAGATACTGCAGGCACACTTTGGAGCTGAAGCTTTAAATTATATGGCAGTGCTCTCTTTGGAAGACGGAAATGTTGCCGACACATTGGAGGACGCCCTCATGGAGCTGATAAACACATGTGACGGAAGATACTGCCGAGTCACATCAGCTGCAGCGAGGGACAAACTGTGCGCTCTACTGGAGATGGTCGGCTACATGCTGAGTGAAAACGGTGTGACTGGCTACACGGAAGCCATGCTGACGGACGCTAAGAAAAGGAGCACCGAAGACTCAGCCATGAAGATGCTGAAACAGAAGGTGCAAGAGGCCGAGGAGAAGGAGCAGGCCTACAGGCAGCTGATTAAACAACAGGAGGACAGAAGAGCCAAAGAGATGGTGGCGCTGAGGGAGAAACATGctgaggaaagaaggaaggaagcaggTGAAATAAAGGAATTCGAGGCAAAAAGAGAGGGCCTGGAAGAGGCTGTGATAAGCCACAGAGCCATGCTGCAGGTCCAGATGAGCGCCGCTGATG CTGATGACACGAAGAAGATTTCACTCATCCTGTTGGGTCTCTCGGGCAGTGGGAAGTCTTCTGCTCTAAATCTAATTCTAGACAGAGCAGGTAATCAGTACTCAGCTGATGGGTCTGGTAATCAGCCCCCTCAATCCACCGTATCTTGTGAGAGAAAGGAGGCTTTTGCAGCAGGGAGACAGCTTGTCCTGGTGGACACCCCCGAGCTGTGGGACGAGGACGGGGTGGAAAATCCGGAGCTGGTCAAGGACTGCTTGGCTTTGTCCCTGCCTGGACCCCACATCTTCCTGCTCGTGCTCCAGGTGGGGCGCTTCACCCAGGGCGAGTGCGACATGTTCGGGCACCTGCAGAAGATCTTCGGACGGGACTTTGCAGAGCACGCCATCATCCTTTTTGTCCGCTTGGATGGCAACCAGCACAGGCCTCAGAAGATCAATGATTATGTGGCTGGAGGTCATGCAACCCTCCAGGGTCTCGTCCAGAAGTGTGGCAGTCGTTATTACGAGCTGAATGTTTCAAAGTCCCAGAATGCTCTGAGCTATCCTCAGGTGAAAGACCTACTGTCAGGAATCAACAAACTGGTAGCTTCATACGGTGGTCGCCCCCACTCAGTGAAGAGATTTTCtatgcaggagctgcaggaaaggaagagagtgattgaggagaggaaggagggggcTTTGGAAGAGAACTACTTATTGAGAGAATCTCAATAA